CCATGCACCCAACGTATGAagagaaaaggaagaaagaaactttcttttctttacaatttggtcattttaccaaaaattcaccattttcacccaaaaatcaaatgaattgccatagctaccaagagagaaaaatgttaaggaggctATGGGAAGttaaaatatcaagttggattcaagaaatggaagctgaaggagagagaaaatcaagatgaagattgaaatcaatagaacaaggtaagaacatcatgatttcaatatatttttaagtttgatattattgaaaaagcatgggattgatgttaatgtagagtttccttacatatgatcctatgttcttgatatgttagtgaagagaaaataagagaaagtgatgaaaaatagtgtagagaaagaaaataagggtgttataaacatggtaattaatatcttgcactaaaacagttttagacagcagcagcaggctaactttgaaaaatcaccataaatttttagaATCGAATTtgaggatgaaaaaaatatggaattcaatcttattgagtctagtttcttataaaagaaacggtgtaagaaatggAATTTTGAATTATGAggaataataaattttgtgagacaaggtcagagtgaatTCGGGTTCtgctattctgactttggaaaatcataaaaaattggataaaaataattatgaaatttaatttatattattagaattatgaatgagtctattttcaatggtaataaacgggaacatcatttgaatcctgtacgaggagataattaatttttaatgaagaagtgtcaaaactgtcagacagcagaacatatgtgaatttaaagaataaactgtacttattggataaataaaaaagtatgaaaattttatggcaagaatatatgtgagtctagtttcatataaaattatcagatcttaatttcaagttctgtggctcaagatataaataatttagtgactatgatgcaaatggacagttttgaatatacacataagtaaatagtgaaattatttataatgttacttgtagcatgttatataaattaaggatgtggaatggagaggaggaggaggaaaaatatgtatgaatattcatttagcatggctaatttgcatattttaggctcagtgactaaattgaataaaagtaaaactttatggacaattttgtaaaaatgtcagaaaagatcaaattgcatgaaatggactcttttattatttaagttacaaaattgaatgaaattattaatttagttcaagatcgggggaaaacatgttttagggattaaattggaaaatgttgaaattatggaaaattatgatattttatagaattcatggactgttatcaatatgtatgagaataatagctggaaataaggattaaattgcaagaattttattttcctgaccctaaggatggaatcgtcattaattaaaagtttagaggcaaaatggtaattttgcctaaagcattaattaaatgcgttataatatgaaataaatgaaaataatgatcaaatttatttataaagatccggacgactcaaatacgagacttgaccgtggaaaagaaaagatatcgaattaatgaaattataaacacaaacaagcaatgaggtaagtttgtgtaacttgaattgtatttttaaatacttgaaatatgtggttatgtgatgaaaatatgatttgaatgttcattcaTGATAagtgatgaaatattgataatactcgatataaattgaaaataaatcccagaTGAATGGAATTGAATTCGATGGATCATTGgaaaatgaattgacggtaaaaaggatctagcccggacgggtgatcctatcctgatatagccctcccgaagaatacgtgtaaaatggatttagcccggacgggtaatccaaattagggtctgaatttagctttggtgcagtaatttagatccaagctcattagagtaattgtcgcttgGGATTTAGcttggtggtaatcccgacaatactctatgagtttatattctgaggatttagctCGGTGGTAATCcatttgtaaggatgaggttcatgggagtgtgctttctgaaatgAAATGCGTAAGAccgtggttgaaagataccatggcaacatgatatgaaatgtgtaagaccatggttgaaagataccatggcaacgtgacatgaaagaataagaccatgtttgaaagataccatggcaacatgacaggaaatgaataagaccatggttgaaagataccattgcAGCGTGAcataaaatgaataagaccatggttgaaagataccatggcgtgacataaaatgaataagaccatggttgaaagataccatggcaacatgacatgaaaagaataagaccatggttgaaagataccatggcaacatgacagaaaatgagtaagaccatagttgaaagacactatggcatcatgtcaaagataaataagaccgtggatgggagacactATGACATCTGttaaacaattgatattcaggtaatatgtatcagatgacaaatggttatatgaaatggttgtatgaaatgtttacaagaactggtcatatggaaatatatgtacaaaatagttgtatgaaataattatgaagatagataaacgaaataagtataagtacatggaatataatttatgttaagtttgatataagctattaggaataaatatacataaaatatatgaaaatgatggagcatgaaatattgatataatgaaataaatgatatatacttatgaagaaacggtaagagaatgatatgtttcatgacatgtacatatatgattatctttgatatgttgatacgaGGAagttatgtaagtaaagacaattattaaactcaagggTGATATGacgagaaaataggtatatcaatgttgaatttatatgaaatatgtgcaagaatactaacaatgatgttgtttgacgcttagacaagtgccaagctatcgATTGAATAGTAACacatttaattataaggagcattgaaatggtaagtacttagatgaaaatataatttaagattttggaaaaaaataaaaaaataaaaaaaattctatgatcccgatttaattccgattggtttctaatgtatgtttggggcttcgagggcccaatagagagatgttatgattattttcaaaatatgaataataaatgactcagaattatctgaaaatgttcagtaaactacGGTAaggcctcgtaccctattccggcaatggatacgggtaggggtgttacatctaagaTCTAAGAAAGTAACAGAGAACGCTCGGTGTCCTCGGTGTAGACTTGAAGAGAAAGACAGTAGCCATATCTTTTGTTTTTGTCCTGCAATCAGTGAAATATGGAACCTCATCAATCTCTCTTGTACTATAGTTCATGGTAACCAAAGTTTTTGGGAATGGCTAACCTGGGTTTTTTAAAGGAGTACAATAGAGCGATGCCGGTTCTTTTGCTGTGCGTTATGGTGCATATGGAGTTCTCGAAATCAGTTAGTACATGAAAAGAAGATTATACCAGTTAGGGATTTAACAAGGAAAGTAAGCAATTACATAGTAGAACTGGATGGGATCCGATTGAAAACACCTACCTTTCATACCAAAAGGGCAATCAATCATACTGGGGGGATGGAGGGCATTACAGCTCAGTTTGACATAGCTTTTGACAGAAGAAATACTAGATCTACCTCAGGTATAGTCGTTCGAGACCATATGGGAGATTTAAAAGCCTCAAAGACAGTTATACATGAGGATATCCCCACCCCGTTAGCAGCAGAAGCCCTCGCAGGATTAGATGCCATGAAGTTAGTAATAGAAATGGGGTTAACAAAAGTAATAATAGAAGGGGATTCGAAAACAGTCATTCAAAAATGCCAAATGACAGAAATGGCCAAGTCGCTTCTTGGAGTGATTATATATGACATTCAGATCAGGAAATCCAGGGTTCAAGAAGTTACTTTCAAGTTTATCCATAGAACAATGAATATTCAAGCATACAATCTAGCAAAAGCGGCGTTAATGAGAATGAAGGACACATACCTGGGAGGGGAAACGACGATCCACAGAGTAGCAGATCCAAAGGGGAGATGGAGAGAACCTC
This is a stretch of genomic DNA from Gossypium arboreum isolate Shixiya-1 chromosome 11, ASM2569848v2, whole genome shotgun sequence. It encodes these proteins:
- the LOC108471648 gene encoding uncharacterized protein LOC108471648, which translates into the protein MEGITAQFDIAFDRRNTRSTSGIVVRDHMGDLKASKTVIHEDIPTPLAAEALAGLDAMKLVIEMGLTKVIIEGDSKTVIQKCQMTEMAKSLLGVIIYDIQIRKSRVQEVTFKFIHRTMNIQAYNLAKAALMRMKDTYLGGETTIHRVADPKGRWREPPD